Proteins encoded in a region of the Trichomycterus rosablanca isolate fTriRos1 chromosome 26, fTriRos1.hap1, whole genome shotgun sequence genome:
- the gja2 gene encoding gap junction protein, alpha 2, with protein sequence MGDWSSLGKLLESAQEHSTVVGKVWLSVLFIFRIMVLGAAAEKVWGDEQSGFTCDTKQPGCQNVCYDVTFPISHIRFWVMQIIFVSVPTLIYLGHILHLLRMEEKQKHLDQDGTRKPGKDVTIRDEQGKIRLQGALLRTYVLNIIFKTLLEVAFLLAQYFLYGFELKPMYTCSSWPCPNTVNCYISRPTEKTIFILFMLAVACVSLLLNLVEMYHLGFTKCRQGLRYRRSLSESASKTASEEAVMPFVPSYPYFPAHAPPPEHQYKLPDPDGTFPAYNSRSAHKQNSDNLAVERIATETKPESPAENKADPTETRVKKTSNSAPGSPYYQRRPSYASRYSNNKSRLDDLKI encoded by the coding sequence ATGGGGGACTGGAGTTCTTTAGGAAAGTTGTTGGAGAGCGCTCAGGAACACTCCACCGTGGTGGGGAAGGTCTGGCTCTCCGTGCTCTTCATCTTCAGGATCATGGTGCTGGGCGCGGCCGCCGAGAAGGTCTGGGGCGACGAGCAGTCGGGCTTCACCTGCGACACCAAGCAGCCCGGTTGTCAGAACGTCTGCTACGACGTGACGTTTCCCATCTCTCACATTCGCTTCTGGGTGATGCAGATCATCTTCGTCTCCGTGCCCACGCTCATCTACCTGGGTCACATCCTGCACCTGCTGCGCATGGAGGAGAAGCAGAAGCACCTGGATCAGGACGGAACCCGGAAACCAGGTAAAGACGTGACCATCCGAGACGAGCAGGGGAAGATCCGCCTGCAGGGGGCGCTGCTGCGCACGTACGTTCTCAACATCATCTTTAAGACGCTCCTGGAGGTGGCCTTCCTGTTGGCGCAGTACTTCCTGTATGGCTTCGAGCTCAAACCCATGTACACGTGCAGCAGCTGGCCGTGTCCCAACACCGTCAACTGCTACATCTCACGTCCCACCGAGAAGACCATCTTCATCCTCTTCATGCTAGCTGTGGCGTGTGTGTCGCTGCTGCTGAACCTGGTGGAGATGTACCACCTCGGCTTCACCAAGTGTCGCCAGGGTCTCCGCTACCGCCGCTCCCTGTCTGAGTCCGCCTCTAAAACCGCCAGCGAGGAAGCCGTCATGCCCTTCGTACCCAGTTACCCGTATTTCCCCGCCCACGCCCCACCGCCGGAGCACCAGTACAAGCTGCCGGACCCCGACGGAACCTTTCCCGCCTACAACAGTCGCTCCGCCCACAAACAGAACAGCGACAACCTGGCCGTGGAGCGCATCGCCACGGAGACCAAACCCGAGTCCCCCGCCGAAAACAAGGCGGATCCCACAGAGACCAGGGTGAAGAAAACCTCGAACTCTGCCCCCGGCTCGCCGTACTACCAGAGGAGGCCCAGCTACGCCAGTCGCTATAGCAACAACAAGAGCCGACTCGACGATCTGAAGATCTAA
- the gjb1a gene encoding connexin 27.5, with translation MNWATFYAVISGGNRYSTAVGRVWLSVLFVFRVLVLAVAAESVWSDEREQFTCNTQQPGCNSVCYDHFFPISHTRLWALQLILVSSAALLVHMHVSHRRHIQKKLWRRHGASPGDLDRAGIQEISGSLWWTYVISLLVRVAFESAFLYLFYAIYPGYRMFRLVKCDAYPCPNTVDCFVSRPTEKTVVTVFMLIVSGICVLLNVAEVVLLVTQAASKHLNHGDTPHSGAWISRKLFAY, from the coding sequence atgaactggGCGACATTCTACGCGGTGATTAGCGGTGGGAATCGTTACTCCACGGCCGTCGGGCGTGTCTGGCTGTCGGTGCTCTTCGTGTTCCGCGTGCTGGTGTTGGCGGTGGCGGCGGAGAGCGTGTGGAGCGACGAGCGCGAGCAGTTCACGTGTAACACGCAGCAGCCGGGCTGTAACAGCGTCTGCTACGACCACTTCTTCCCCATCTCACACACCCGCCTGTGGGCGCTGCAGCTCATCCTGGTGTCCAGCGCCGCCCTGCTGGTGCACATGCACGTCAGCCATCGCCGTCACATCCAGAAGAAGCTGTGGCGGCGTCACGGTGCCAGCCCTGGGGACCTAGATCGCGCGGGGATCCAGGAGATCAGCGGCTCCCTCTGGTGGACGTACGTCATCAGCCTGCTGGTGCGTGTGGCCTTCGAGTCGGCGTTTCTCTACCTCTTCTACGCCATCTACCCCGGCTACAGAATGTTCCGCCTGGTCAAGTGCGACGCGTATCCCTGTCCCAACACCGTTGACTGCTTCGTCTCACGACCCACCGAGAAAACCGTCGTCACCGTCTTCATGCTGATCGTCTCGGGCATCTGCGTCCTGCTCAACGTGGCCGAGGTCGTGCTGCTCGTCACACAGGCGGCGAGTAAACACCTGAACCACGGCGACACGCCGCACAGCGGAGCCTGGATCAGCCGCAAGCTCTTCGCTTACTAG